One genomic segment of Pristiophorus japonicus isolate sPriJap1 chromosome 8, sPriJap1.hap1, whole genome shotgun sequence includes these proteins:
- the LOC139268217 gene encoding protein PML-like, which yields MATGSEARVEEYFQCLICNQPATRPKLLMCLHTFCEDCLQHECNEKGVTCPICEMVTKGSLVSLQDNILVANLQSKISKQQQILASTTLCCASCEDSSSPEFMCLECDKMLCTKCLHTHQVLMTDHKKHVQTLGTLRKLDSDEFLKILRKPKHLFCNTHDDQQLSLYCSTCSVWLCVLCLVLEHKDHRCSGIRKQIAAQKDELREMLGAVQENKEKFVKTQGELEMLVDKLNNDKYKMEELIRARVAAAIEKVKEEESRLLNELKELHAINTHKLQQRLSRTENVLKRMMVSKGLVTQLLRYATEQEVLELQGTIKSALHRLREERPLDFHTENTVIDFQECWVYPKNMLGNLIITKLRHESVSDGRSQLPGHNPAVLSCQEDMTRMPQTSVDKRKCDAVGEAQVSKKQCVKEEPCNSTEGVFISSPDDRAYSPTPRIECVTSGAGGDGIQAPSVTLDTVVELIQIDSEDSNSD from the exons ATGGCGACAGGCTCGGAGGCAAGGGTCGAGGAATATTTCCAATGCTTGATTTGCAACCAGCCTGCCACTAGGCCCAAGCTTCTGATGTGCCTCCATACCTTTTGCGAAGATTGCCTACAGCACGAATGTAATGAGAAAGGGGTCACGTGTCCCATTTGTGAGATGGTGACCAAGGGAAGCCTCGTTTCCTTACAGGACAACATACTTGTGGCAAACTTACAGAGCAAAATAAGCAAGCAGCAGCAAATCCTGGCCAGCACGACACTGTGCTGTGCTTCGtgtgaggatagctcctctcctgaGTTCATGTGCCTGGAGTGTGACAAGATGCTGTGTACAAAGTGCCTCCATACACATCAAGTGCTAATGACTGATCACAAGAAGCATGTTCAGACCTTGGGGACATTGAGGAAGTTGGATTCTGATGAGTTCTTGAAGATTCTACGAAAACCAAAGCACCTTTTCTGCAATACTCACGATGATCAGCAACTCAG CCTGTACTGCAGCACGTGCTCAGTGTGGTTGTGTGTCCTGTGCTTGGTGCTGGAACACAAGGACCATCGCTGCAGTGGCATCAGGAAGCAGATTGCTGCACAGAAGGACGAGCTACGAGAGATGCTGGGCGCAGTGCAAGAGAACAAGGAGAAGTTTGTCAAAACGCAGGGGGAGCTGGAGATGCTGGTGGACAAGCTGAATAACGACAAGTACAAGATGGAAGAACTCATCAGGGCCCGAGTGGCTGCTGCCATCGAAAAGGTAAAGGAGGAGGAGAGCAGGCTGCTGAATGAGCTGAAGGAACTGCACGCCATCAACACACACAAGCTGCAACAAAGGTTGAGCAGGACCGAGAACGTGCTGAAAAGGATGATGGTCAGCAAGGGACTGGTGACCCAGCTGCTTCGCTACGCCACAGAGCAGGAGGTGTTGGAGCTACAAGGGACAATCAAATCCGCCCTTCACCGCCTGCGGGAAGAGAGGCCATTGGACTTTCACACAGAGAACACGGTCATCGATTTTCAGGAGTGTTGGGTATATCCGAAGAACATGCTGGGCAATTTGATCATCACAAAAT TGAGACATGAATCAGTTTCAGATGGAAGATCACAGTTGCCTGGACACAATCCTGCTGTATTATCTTGTCAAGAG GATATGACGCGCATGCCTCAAACAAGCGTCGACAAAAGAAAATGTGATGCAGTGGGGGAGGCACAAGTCTCCAAAAAACAGTGTGTGAAAGAGGAGCCGTGTAACAGCACAGAGGGAGTTTTCATCTCTTCGCCCGACGACCGTGCCTACAGCCCCACGCCCCGCATCGAATGTGTGACTTCAGGTGCCGGGGGTGACGGGATACAAGCGCCCTCTGTTACTCTGGACACAGTAG TGGAGCTGATACAAATAGATTCCGAAGATTCCAACTCTGATTAG